One part of the Desulfonema ishimotonii genome encodes these proteins:
- a CDS encoding zinc ribbon domain-containing protein, translated as MAIETKEQYFERMMEQEKPKCPHCGEEMSIWEVPPVSFSDGLGWGAPYLFVCFNDDCSLYKEGWAEVEANFGHRASYRCMCYLGTEEKFECMPVFSPQGATGQVIDDQAVLQQEMLKENIKKGFSILADCYVNRDGVTILRLLLDSAEPARVRLKAAEMIGDIGSLEAIDPIRNAKFGSEPIQDQVNKSIKKIHERHFTRECPFCAEIIKKQAKICKHCGKEVAGE; from the coding sequence ATGGCGATTGAGACAAAAGAACAATATTTTGAAAGAATGATGGAGCAGGAAAAGCCCAAATGCCCCCATTGCGGAGAAGAGATGAGCATCTGGGAGGTGCCGCCGGTCTCGTTCAGTGACGGGCTGGGCTGGGGCGCGCCCTACTTGTTCGTCTGCTTCAATGATGACTGCTCGCTGTATAAAGAGGGATGGGCGGAAGTTGAGGCGAATTTCGGACACAGGGCATCCTATCGCTGCATGTGCTACCTGGGTACGGAAGAAAAGTTCGAGTGTATGCCGGTCTTCAGCCCGCAGGGGGCCACAGGGCAGGTCATAGACGACCAGGCTGTGCTTCAGCAGGAAATGCTTAAGGAAAACATCAAAAAAGGGTTTTCGATTCTGGCGGACTGCTATGTGAACCGGGACGGCGTGACGATTCTCCGGCTGCTTCTCGACTCGGCGGAACCGGCACGGGTCCGGCTGAAGGCGGCTGAAATGATCGGCGATATCGGAAGCCTGGAAGCCATCGACCCGATCCGGAATGCCAAATTCGGAAGTGAGCCGATTCAGGATCAGGTGAACAAGAGCATCAAAAAAATCCACGAACGCCACTTCACACGGGAATGCCCCTTCTGCGCCGAGATCATCAAAAAGCAGGCAAAGATCTGCAAACACTGCGGAAAAGAAGTTGCCGGCGAATAG